GCCCTCCCTGGCATTATTCTTCATTCTTGTCCAAAGACCAGATTTCttaaatactcaaaaaatttcaaaaaaatttcaaataacaGAACAAAATTTTCCGACAgaacaaatattaaaataagcgaatttcatttttttattccgtcctttcttttttttgtggcgCTTACGTTAAGCGGTGAAAATCTTCAACgtcaagaaagagaagaaccAGCCAACCACGCATCCCTACGTTTCTCTCTCTTGAGCATTccattccttctctctttctttctgaaAGTCGTCCacgtttttctctctctcttgcaagTCTCGCAGTTCACCACATTCTTGGGCTTTCCCGAGGAAGACGGCAGCTTTCTTGGCAGCACCGCATCCCCCGATAAGCGGCTCCGGATTGGAATTCGACGGATTTTCCAGGCTGGGACTCCATTTTTGGCTTCTTGGCTGCTTAAAGGTGACGCCTTTCTCCATTTTCTGGCGTCTCTCCAAATTGGGTTCGATCCTGTAGGGCTTATTTGCCCGAATCCCGTTTGGAGAGACCGGAATTCGTCTCTTCAATTCGTGTTCCGATCTGGGTATCGGGCTTTATTGGATAAAGCTGCGAACTTTGAGCCTCTCTCTGGGAGGATACTTGGCGTGTTGGAGTTGTTTGGGAATATTCGTGGCTGAATTTGGGGGTTTAGTTAGCTTGTTCGCTTCGGTGGTTCCTGTTCTATCGAGTGCTTGAGGAGGGCGGGATACTATCGCATTTGGTGCCGCGGGTGTTGGTGCTGATTGGGTTGGATTCGTGTAGGTCGTTTCGTGGTGTGTATTTTGATTCGACGGGTAGTGTTGTGGTCAATTTGTATGTGTTTACCGGATTTGGACGTGTTTGTCTGAATTGGGCAGTGACGAGGTGCGGTGTTGTGTGTAGCTAAAGTATATCTTCTTTCACTTTCTGGATTGGAGTTCTTCTACTCCAATACTCGGTTTTGCGATGGGGAAGCAGAGTGGGAGGAAGAAGGGACCGGTGGGAGGAAAATCTGGCGATTCCATTGGAAAGCAACACAGAACTGGGGAGAACAGTCCAAAAGCATATGATAAGGACACGGCGGTCTTCATTGCGATGTCCCAGGAGCTGAAGGATGAAGGGAATAGGCTgtttcaaaagagagattatgaAGGAGCTATGCTGAAATATGAAAAAGCCCTCAAATTGCTCCCTAGGGTTCACATAGATGTGTCGTATCTGCGCAGCAATATGGCTGCGTGCTATATGCAAATGGGTCTCAGTGAGTACCCGCGAGCGATCAATGAGTGCAACTTGGCCCTAGAAGTCACGCCCAAGTATTCTAAAGCACTGCTGAAGAGGGCAAGATGTTACGAGGCATTGAATCGGTTGGATTTAGCATTGAGGGACACTTCAACAGTTCTGAACATGGAGCCAAATAATGTAATGGCATTGGAGATAGCAGATAGGGTGAAAGCCACAATTGCAGAGAAAGGATTGACTGTGAACAACGAATCAATTGAGTTGCCACCTGACTATGTTGAACCTCCTAGCTCTTCATCATTGGCAAAACGAGTGAAAGAGAAAGCTCGGAAAAAGAAAGGTAGCCGAATTGAGGGGAAGAAACCTATCGAAAAACCTAAGGAGATTGAGAATGTTAATAAAGTTGAGGAGAATAAGGCTGAGCAGATATTTGAGAGTagcaaggatgaagaaggagcCGAAGACAAGAAGCCAGAGGATAAGGCAGTAGTGGAGGAGAAAATCGTGAGCATTCAGGATGAAGAGCCTAAGAAGACTGTAAAGTTGGTTTATGGAGAGGACATAAGATGGGCTCAGTTGCCAGTTAATTGTAGTCTCTTGCAGGTGAGGGAAGTGGTACATGATCGCTTCTCGAGCTCCAGAGCTGTTCTTATAAAGTACAGAGACCAAGAAGGTGACTTGGTCACAATTACTACAGATGAAGAACTAAGGTGGGCTGAGGCATCCACAGAGCCACAGGGTTCTATCAGATTGTATGTTGTCCCAGTGAATCCTGACCAGGATCCATTTCACGGGAGACTTTCAGACAAGTATGACGTTCATGACATTATTATCAAGAACAATGGAATTCAGGGGAATGGGCACGTGGTCAAAGCCGATGAAGCAGGAAAGAAGCCAACTTGCATTGATGACTGGATAATTAATTTTGCTCAACTTTTCAAGAATTACGTTGGCTTAGATTCTGATGAATACTTGGATCTTCATGAACTTGGTATGAAGCTTTATTCTGAAGCAATGGAGGAAACTATCACTAGTGATGAGGCTCAAGGCATTTTCACAGTAGCTGCTGAGAAGTTTCAAGAGATGGCAGCTCTAGCTTTGTTCAACTGGGGTAATGTCCACATGTCAAGGGCAAGAAAAGGTGTGCACTTACCAGAGGATGCTTCAGAGGATTCCTTGCTCGAGCAGATAAAAATTGCATATGATCGGGCATTAAAAGAGTATACAAGCGCGGGGAAGAGATTTGAAGAAGCATTGAAGATTAAACCAGATTTCTATGAAGGATATCTAGCCCTAGGGCAGCAACAATTTGAGCGGGCTAAACTTTCTTGGTATTATGCACTAGGCAGCAAAGCTGACTTGGAAACATGGCCTTCTACTGAGATTCTCCAACTCTATAACTATGCTGAGGACAACATGGAAAAGGGCATGCAGATGTGGGAAGAATGGGAAGAGCAACGCCTGAGGGATCTCTCAAATCCAAATACCAGTAAAGTTCAGTTGCAACAATTAGGGTTGGATGGATCGTTCAATGAAATGACAGCAAATGAAGCTGCTGATCAGGCTGCAAACATGAGATCTCAGATAAATCTATTATGGGGTAGCATGTTGTATGAGCGTTCCATTGTGGAATTCAAATTAGGCTTACCTGTCTGGCATGAATGTTTGGAAGTTGCGGTCGAGAAGTTTGAACTTGCTGGGGCTTCTCCAACGGATATAGCGGTTATGGTGAAGAACCATTGTTCAAACCATGGTGCAATGGAAGGTAACATTTATGTACTCCCTGTCGTGTTGTGTTTTGTTGACTTATTAATCTTGAGAAGAAGCTGATCCTCTCCTGTGCAACAGGTTTAGGATTTAAAATCGATGAGATTATACAAGCATGGAATGAGATGTATGAAGCTAAAAAGTTACGGAGTGGTGTTCCGTCATTCCGGTTGGAGCCATTGTTCCGCAGGCGAACATCCGGACTTCATCATGCTCTTGAACAACATTAAGTTACATGACCTTGTACAGGCTTTCCAAGACAGACATCACCCttgtttttctcctctttttggGTTATATAATGCTGCTTGTTGAGGTATGTGGTGATGTCTTTTTATGACAAAACAATGTTGGTTCCTATTGCAGTTCCagccaaaataaattattgttgcCTAGAATCTGgagttttaaaataatcattaattGTCCCCTGTATT
This genomic stretch from Eucalyptus grandis isolate ANBG69807.140 chromosome 3, ASM1654582v1, whole genome shotgun sequence harbors:
- the LOC104436180 gene encoding protein PHOX1, whose protein sequence is MGKQSGRKKGPVGGKSGDSIGKQHRTGENSPKAYDKDTAVFIAMSQELKDEGNRLFQKRDYEGAMLKYEKALKLLPRVHIDVSYLRSNMAACYMQMGLSEYPRAINECNLALEVTPKYSKALLKRARCYEALNRLDLALRDTSTVLNMEPNNVMALEIADRVKATIAEKGLTVNNESIELPPDYVEPPSSSSLAKRVKEKARKKKGSRIEGKKPIEKPKEIENVNKVEENKAEQIFESSKDEEGAEDKKPEDKAVVEEKIVSIQDEEPKKTVKLVYGEDIRWAQLPVNCSLLQVREVVHDRFSSSRAVLIKYRDQEGDLVTITTDEELRWAEASTEPQGSIRLYVVPVNPDQDPFHGRLSDKYDVHDIIIKNNGIQGNGHVVKADEAGKKPTCIDDWIINFAQLFKNYVGLDSDEYLDLHELGMKLYSEAMEETITSDEAQGIFTVAAEKFQEMAALALFNWGNVHMSRARKGVHLPEDASEDSLLEQIKIAYDRALKEYTSAGKRFEEALKIKPDFYEGYLALGQQQFERAKLSWYYALGSKADLETWPSTEILQLYNYAEDNMEKGMQMWEEWEEQRLRDLSNPNTSKVQLQQLGLDGSFNEMTANEAADQAANMRSQINLLWGSMLYERSIVEFKLGLPVWHECLEVAVEKFELAGASPTDIAVMVKNHCSNHGAMEGLGFKIDEIIQAWNEMYEAKKLRSGVPSFRLEPLFRRRTSGLHHALEQH